One genomic segment of Occultella kanbiaonis includes these proteins:
- a CDS encoding ABC transporter ATP-binding protein, with product MKLPIADTATMRAMTGDLLRRYRGELTGVVGLHTLSAVAGLLGPWLLGMMVDGVIGGTTAGALNSMVAILVAAVLAQTVLTKFAQRSSMLLGEKVFAGLREEFISHVTTLPLSTVERAGTGDLVARTTNDIDRVQHTVRFGVPRVLVCIITIVLTVVAAVMANWLVALAMFAGAPILIVVTRWYLRRATKGYLRESASYARINGTITESVEGASTVDALSLGRRRRKRIDADISEAFQAEKYTLYLRTVLFPGLDAAFILPIIAVLLWGAYLISTGQAGVGAVTTIALYAVQVMGPVDELIFWIDEIQVGATSLSRIFGVSLVKTDREASGARPSGEEIEARDLHYAYREGHNVLHGIDLDLKVGERLAVVGPSGAGKSTLGRMLAGIHPPTAGTVTVGQVPLVDLPLEELRSQVALVTQEHHVFVGTLAQNLRLAKVEADDGELTRALDAVDALGWVRALPEGLETEVGSGGAKLTPAQAQQVALARLVLLDPHTLVLDEATSLLDPRAARHLEQSLNAVLAGRTVVAIAHRLHTAHDADRVAVVDGGRISEIGPHDELVAADGEYAALWHSWQQE from the coding sequence ATGAAGCTCCCCATCGCTGACACCGCAACCATGCGGGCCATGACCGGCGACCTGCTGCGCCGCTACCGAGGTGAGCTGACCGGCGTCGTCGGGCTGCACACCCTGTCCGCCGTCGCGGGGCTGCTCGGGCCGTGGCTGCTCGGGATGATGGTCGACGGCGTGATCGGCGGCACCACCGCCGGTGCGCTGAACAGCATGGTCGCCATCCTCGTGGCGGCCGTCCTCGCCCAGACCGTGCTCACCAAGTTCGCGCAGCGCTCCTCGATGCTGCTCGGCGAGAAGGTGTTCGCCGGGCTGCGCGAGGAGTTCATCTCCCACGTCACGACGCTCCCGTTGTCCACGGTGGAACGCGCCGGGACCGGGGACCTGGTGGCGCGCACCACGAACGACATCGACCGGGTCCAGCACACGGTGCGGTTCGGCGTGCCCCGCGTGCTCGTCTGCATCATCACGATCGTGCTCACGGTGGTCGCGGCGGTCATGGCGAACTGGCTCGTCGCCCTGGCCATGTTCGCCGGCGCCCCGATCCTGATCGTGGTGACCCGGTGGTACCTGCGCCGGGCCACGAAGGGGTACCTGCGCGAGTCCGCGTCCTACGCCCGGATCAACGGCACCATCACCGAGTCGGTGGAGGGTGCCAGCACGGTGGACGCGTTGTCCCTTGGCCGGCGGCGCCGCAAGCGGATCGACGCCGACATCTCCGAGGCGTTCCAGGCCGAGAAGTACACGTTGTACCTGCGCACCGTGCTGTTCCCGGGGCTGGACGCGGCCTTCATCCTGCCGATCATCGCGGTGCTGCTCTGGGGCGCGTACCTGATCTCGACCGGTCAGGCCGGGGTCGGTGCGGTGACCACGATCGCCCTGTACGCGGTGCAGGTGATGGGCCCCGTCGACGAGCTGATCTTCTGGATCGACGAGATCCAGGTGGGCGCCACGTCCCTGTCCCGGATCTTCGGGGTCTCCCTCGTGAAGACGGACCGGGAGGCCAGCGGTGCGCGGCCGAGCGGCGAGGAGATCGAGGCACGGGACCTCCACTACGCCTACCGCGAGGGTCACAACGTGCTGCACGGCATCGACCTGGACCTGAAGGTCGGCGAACGCCTGGCGGTGGTCGGCCCCTCGGGTGCGGGCAAGTCCACGCTCGGGCGGATGCTCGCCGGGATCCACCCGCCCACCGCCGGGACGGTCACGGTCGGGCAGGTCCCGCTCGTCGACCTGCCGCTGGAGGAGCTGCGTTCGCAGGTCGCCCTGGTGACGCAGGAACACCACGTGTTCGTGGGGACGCTCGCCCAGAACCTGCGCCTGGCCAAGGTCGAGGCCGACGACGGCGAACTCACCAGAGCGCTGGACGCCGTCGATGCCCTCGGCTGGGTGCGGGCGCTGCCCGAGGGTCTGGAGACCGAGGTCGGCTCGGGCGGGGCGAAGCTGACCCCGGCACAGGCCCAGCAGGTCGCGCTCGCGCGCCTGGTCCTCCTCGACCCGCACACGCTGGTCCTCGATGAGGCGACGTCACTGCTCGACCCGCGCGCGGCCAGGCACCTCGAGCAGTCGCTGAACGCGGTCCTGGCCGGCCGCACCGTGGTGGCGATCGCGCACCGCCTGCACACGGCGCACGACGCCGACCGCGTGGCCGTGGTCGACGGTGGCCGGATCTCCGAGATCGGCCCGCACGACGAGCTGGTCGCGGCCGACGGCGAGTACGCCGCGCTCTGGCACTCCTGGCAGCAGGAGTAG
- a CDS encoding ABC transporter ATP-binding protein has translation MRPLPEADPGRPPLTSAGAFMWWQTKRQWGVLVGAVIVGIIGAVCQAAVPFVLGRAIDGGLEHGLSPSLLRWCLILAGIGAVSLFTGAFGHRLDVVNWLRASLNTSQLIGHHVASTGSAITRELPTGEVVATVASDALRLGEIYAQAARLLGGIVTYVLVAVVLLQSSVSLGVAVLIGLPVVAAVLALLVRPLQRRQAIQREAAGRLTTLGADTVSGLRILRGIGGEEVFAGRYREQSQKVRAAGTAVAQTQSTLDALQTLLPGLFLAGVVWYGAHLALAGEITPGQLVTFYGYAAYLTQPLRAATQAVQSGTRAVVASRKIIKVLQVTHDVPDTGTAAAPPAGSELVDADSGLVAHPGQLLAVVSADPDTSAEILARMARQHDRVPAADRAETADQAGRAETAGEVRWGERLLTDVPLAQVRERIVLSEATPALFTGPLTEELDTRERADRADLEAALATSDAGDVLDSIPEGLDGTMTEKGRSLSGGQRQRVSLARALLTEAEILLLVEPTSAVDAHTEARIAANLTRARAGRTTVVVSASPLVLDQVDEVAFVADGRVEVRGGHRDLLELAEAGHPGALAYRNVVSRATAEQEEVAR, from the coding sequence GTGCGTCCACTCCCCGAGGCCGATCCCGGCCGCCCTCCGCTGACCTCCGCCGGCGCCTTCATGTGGTGGCAGACGAAGCGCCAGTGGGGCGTGCTCGTCGGCGCCGTCATCGTCGGCATCATCGGCGCCGTCTGCCAGGCTGCGGTGCCGTTCGTGCTCGGCCGCGCCATCGACGGCGGCCTCGAGCACGGTCTGTCTCCCTCGCTGCTGCGGTGGTGCCTGATCCTGGCCGGCATCGGCGCGGTCTCGTTGTTCACCGGGGCGTTCGGGCACCGGCTCGACGTGGTCAACTGGCTGCGCGCGTCCCTGAACACGAGCCAGCTGATCGGCCACCACGTGGCCAGCACCGGCTCGGCCATCACCCGGGAGCTACCCACCGGTGAGGTGGTCGCCACGGTGGCCTCGGACGCACTGCGCCTCGGTGAGATCTACGCCCAGGCGGCCCGCCTGCTCGGCGGGATCGTCACCTACGTCCTGGTCGCCGTCGTGCTCCTGCAGAGCTCGGTCTCACTCGGGGTGGCCGTGCTCATCGGCCTGCCCGTGGTCGCCGCCGTCCTCGCCCTCCTGGTCCGCCCCCTGCAGCGACGCCAGGCGATCCAGCGTGAGGCCGCCGGTCGGCTGACCACGCTCGGCGCGGACACGGTGTCCGGCCTGCGGATCCTGCGTGGCATCGGCGGCGAGGAGGTCTTCGCGGGCCGCTACCGCGAGCAGTCCCAGAAGGTCCGGGCCGCGGGCACCGCCGTCGCGCAGACGCAGTCAACGCTGGACGCCCTGCAGACGCTGCTACCCGGGCTGTTCCTCGCAGGGGTGGTCTGGTACGGCGCCCACCTGGCGCTCGCCGGGGAGATCACGCCCGGCCAGCTGGTCACGTTCTACGGCTATGCCGCGTACCTGACCCAGCCGTTGCGCGCCGCGACCCAGGCCGTGCAGTCCGGGACCCGGGCGGTGGTCGCGAGCCGCAAGATCATCAAGGTCCTCCAGGTCACCCATGACGTCCCGGACACCGGCACCGCGGCGGCCCCGCCCGCCGGGTCCGAACTGGTGGACGCCGATTCCGGCTTGGTCGCCCACCCGGGCCAGCTCCTCGCCGTGGTGAGCGCAGACCCGGACACCTCCGCCGAGATCCTGGCCAGGATGGCCCGGCAACATGACCGGGTCCCTGCCGCCGATCGGGCCGAGACGGCCGATCAGGCCGGTCGGGCCGAGACGGCCGGCGAGGTGCGCTGGGGCGAGCGGCTCCTCACCGACGTGCCGCTGGCACAGGTGCGCGAGCGGATCGTGCTCAGTGAGGCCACCCCTGCCCTGTTCACCGGTCCCCTGACCGAGGAGCTCGACACCCGCGAGCGCGCGGACCGTGCCGACCTCGAGGCCGCGCTCGCGACGTCCGACGCCGGCGACGTCCTCGACTCCATCCCCGAGGGCCTCGACGGCACCATGACGGAGAAGGGCCGGTCCCTGTCCGGCGGGCAGCGCCAGCGCGTCTCGCTGGCCCGGGCGCTGCTCACCGAGGCCGAGATCCTGCTCCTGGTGGAACCCACCAGCGCCGTTGACGCGCACACCGAGGCACGCATCGCGGCGAACCTGACCCGCGCCCGCGCCGGCCGCACCACCGTGGTGGTCTCGGCCAGCCCGCTCGTGCTCGACCAGGTCGACGAGGTCGCGTTCGTGGCCGACGGCCGGGTCGAGGTCCGCGGCGGCCACCGCGACCTGCTCGAGCTGGCCGAGGCCGGGCACCCCGGTGCGCTCGCCTACCGCAACGTCGTCAGCCGCGCCACGGCAGAACAGGAGGAGGTGGCCCGATGA
- a CDS encoding DUF3817 domain-containing protein, whose amino-acid sequence MTDTNATNADARDMKDRGAFTRYRIMAFVTGGMLLLLCLEMVLKYIVQVNGVDATGSANPVIGSWIAFVHGWIYVVYAVTVFDLWSRMRWSFGRIAALIAGGVVPVLSFVMEGKARDWVDETLAARAETP is encoded by the coding sequence ATGACGGACACGAATGCGACCAACGCCGACGCCCGGGACATGAAGGACCGCGGCGCGTTCACCCGCTACCGGATCATGGCGTTCGTCACCGGCGGCATGCTCCTGCTGCTCTGCCTGGAGATGGTGCTCAAGTACATCGTGCAGGTGAACGGCGTCGACGCGACGGGCAGTGCGAACCCGGTGATCGGCTCCTGGATCGCGTTCGTGCACGGCTGGATCTACGTGGTGTACGCGGTGACCGTGTTCGACCTGTGGAGCCGGATGCGCTGGAGCTTCGGCCGGATCGCGGCGCTGATCGCCGGTGGCGTGGTGCCGGTGCTGTCGTTCGTCATGGAGGGCAAGGCCCGCGACTGGGTCGACGAGACGCTGGCCGCGCGCGCCGAGACGCCGTGA
- the guaA gene encoding glutamine-hydrolyzing GMP synthase encodes MSAPTPHRPVLVVDFGAQYAQLIARRVREAKVYSEIVPHTMSVDAILAKDPAAIVLSGGPASVYADGAPAVDPALFDAGVPVFGICYGFQAMAAALGGTVAHTGAREYGGTPVRVDSEGTLLAGSPTEQTTWMSHGDAVHEAPAGFDVLATSPGSPVAAFEDRGRRLFGVQWHPEVKHSEFGQKALENFLYDGAGLAGDWTPGNVIADQVAAIREQVGDARVICALSGGVDSSVAAALVQRAIGDQLTCVFVDHGLLRAGEAEQVETDFVASTGVRLKVVDAKQRFLDALAGVSDPETKRKIIGREFIRVFEDAAREVVAEAGAHGEDVKFLVQGTLYPDVVESGGGEGAANIKSHHNVGGLPDDLQFALIEPLRALFKDEVRAVGLELGVPETIVWRQPFPGPGLGIRIVGDITAERLETLRTADAIAREELTAAGLDREIWQCPVVLLADVRSVGVQGDGRTYGHPIVLRPVSSEDAMTADWTRLPYDVLAKISTRITNEVAEVNRVVLDVTSKPPGTIEWE; translated from the coding sequence GTGAGCGCCCCCACCCCGCACCGGCCCGTCCTCGTCGTCGATTTCGGGGCCCAGTACGCCCAGCTGATCGCCCGCCGGGTGCGCGAGGCGAAGGTCTACTCCGAGATCGTCCCGCACACGATGAGCGTGGACGCGATCCTGGCCAAGGACCCGGCCGCGATCGTGCTCTCCGGCGGACCTGCGTCGGTCTACGCCGACGGCGCGCCGGCCGTGGACCCCGCACTGTTCGACGCCGGCGTGCCCGTGTTCGGGATCTGCTACGGCTTCCAGGCGATGGCCGCCGCGCTCGGCGGCACGGTCGCGCACACCGGTGCGCGTGAGTACGGCGGCACCCCGGTGCGGGTGGACTCCGAGGGCACGCTGCTGGCCGGGTCGCCCACGGAGCAGACCACGTGGATGTCCCACGGGGACGCCGTGCACGAGGCGCCGGCCGGCTTCGACGTGCTCGCGACCTCACCGGGATCCCCGGTCGCCGCGTTCGAGGACCGCGGCCGCCGGCTCTTCGGGGTGCAGTGGCACCCCGAGGTCAAGCACTCCGAGTTCGGCCAGAAGGCGCTGGAGAACTTCCTGTACGACGGCGCGGGGCTGGCCGGGGACTGGACGCCCGGCAACGTCATCGCGGACCAGGTGGCCGCGATCCGCGAGCAGGTCGGCGACGCTCGGGTGATCTGCGCGCTGTCCGGCGGTGTCGACTCCTCGGTGGCGGCGGCGCTCGTGCAGCGCGCGATCGGCGACCAGCTCACCTGCGTGTTTGTCGACCACGGCCTGCTGCGCGCCGGTGAGGCCGAGCAGGTCGAGACCGACTTCGTGGCCTCGACCGGGGTCCGGCTCAAGGTCGTCGACGCCAAGCAGCGGTTCCTCGACGCGCTCGCGGGCGTCAGCGACCCGGAGACCAAGCGCAAGATCATCGGCCGGGAGTTCATCCGCGTCTTCGAGGACGCCGCCCGCGAGGTGGTCGCCGAGGCCGGCGCGCACGGCGAGGACGTGAAGTTCCTCGTGCAGGGCACCCTCTACCCGGACGTGGTCGAGTCCGGTGGCGGCGAGGGCGCCGCGAACATCAAGTCCCACCACAACGTCGGCGGGCTGCCCGATGACCTGCAGTTCGCACTGATCGAGCCGCTGCGGGCCCTGTTCAAGGACGAGGTGCGCGCGGTCGGCCTGGAGCTCGGGGTGCCCGAGACGATCGTCTGGCGCCAGCCGTTCCCGGGCCCCGGCCTTGGCATCCGGATCGTCGGGGACATCACCGCGGAGCGCCTCGAGACGCTGCGCACGGCGGACGCGATCGCGCGGGAGGAACTCACCGCAGCTGGCTTGGACCGCGAGATCTGGCAGTGCCCCGTGGTGCTCCTGGCGGACGTGCGCTCGGTGGGCGTGCAGGGCGACGGCCGCACCTACGGCCACCCGATCGTGCTCCGGCCGGTGTCCTCCGAGGACGCCATGACCGCGGACTGGACCCGCCTCCCGTACGACGTGCTGGCGAAGATCTCGACCCGGATCACGAACGAGGTGGCCGAAGTGAACCGGGTGGTGCTGGACGTGACCAGCAAGCCACCGGGCACCATCGAGTGGGAGTGA
- a CDS encoding methyltransferase domain-containing protein, translated as MTTWDPATYLAYADERSRPFLDLLARVDGDPATITDLGCGPGHLMAPLRARWPHAAIVGVDSSPEMIERARAEHAADGVTYVCADLTAWEPATPVDLLVSNATLQWVPGHLEILPRLAGAVTPGGTLAFAVPGNFDEPSHVLLRDLAGRAPYAAHTDAVVHPSSHDGSTYLAALAAASAAQWRVDAWETTYLHVLHGEDPVLRWILGTGARPVVQALPEDLRARFIAEYAALLRVAYPARPYGTVLPFRRVFVVATRT; from the coding sequence ATGACGACCTGGGACCCCGCCACCTACCTCGCCTACGCCGACGAGCGCTCGCGCCCGTTCCTCGACCTGCTCGCCCGGGTCGACGGCGACCCGGCCACCATCACCGATCTCGGCTGCGGCCCTGGCCACCTGATGGCCCCGCTGCGGGCGCGCTGGCCGCACGCGGCGATCGTGGGTGTGGACTCCAGTCCCGAGATGATCGAGCGGGCGCGCGCCGAGCACGCCGCCGACGGCGTCACGTACGTCTGCGCCGACCTCACCGCGTGGGAGCCGGCGACGCCCGTGGACCTGCTCGTCTCGAACGCGACGCTGCAGTGGGTGCCGGGCCACCTCGAGATCCTCCCCCGGCTCGCGGGCGCCGTCACGCCGGGCGGCACGCTGGCGTTCGCGGTGCCGGGCAACTTCGACGAGCCGAGCCACGTGCTGCTGCGGGACCTCGCGGGGCGAGCGCCCTACGCGGCACACACGGACGCCGTCGTCCATCCCTCCTCGCACGACGGCTCCACCTACCTGGCGGCGCTGGCCGCGGCGTCTGCCGCCCAGTGGCGCGTGGACGCCTGGGAGACCACCTACCTGCATGTGCTCCACGGCGAGGATCCGGTGCTTCGATGGATCCTCGGCACCGGCGCGCGCCCGGTGGTCCAGGCGCTGCCCGAGGACCTGCGCGCACGGTTCATCGCCGAGTACGCGGCGTTGCTGCGCGTGGCCTACCCGGCCCGCCCGTACGGCACGGTGCTGCCGTTCCGGCGCGTGTTCGTGGTCGCCACCCGCACCTGA
- a CDS encoding glycosyltransferase family 4 protein → MRIVHVSDCYAPRVGGIESQVEDLANHQGAAGHAVHVLTATALAADAVEVREGGRSRYRTTTTQAHGVRVHRIASPVTFGLPVHPNGRALVRRALEILQPDVVHVHAGVVSPFAFDGARAARDLGLPLAITWHCMLDGVEPAVRLGARAGGWDEARLAPSAVSTVAAERVAHALRRDDVTVLPNGLDLSPWRAAAAAPVAAPEPGLLRVVATQRLAPRKRAVPLVQLVGAAAERLGRDERGRPRIRLSIAGSGPAEAAVRAEIAAAGLEDVVTLLGRVPRDVLPTLYRDQDVFVAPARLEAFGIAPLEARAAGLAVVANAGTGIGEFVTDGVDGLLRTGDTGLTEALVELATDPHLLVRIREHNARVAPAVGWPDVLARADELYARARRLI, encoded by the coding sequence GTGCGGATCGTCCACGTCTCCGATTGCTATGCGCCGCGCGTCGGCGGCATCGAGTCCCAGGTCGAGGATCTCGCCAACCACCAGGGCGCCGCCGGTCACGCGGTGCACGTGCTGACCGCGACCGCGTTGGCCGCGGACGCCGTCGAGGTGCGCGAAGGTGGCCGCAGCCGCTACCGGACCACCACCACGCAGGCGCACGGGGTGCGGGTGCACCGGATCGCCTCACCGGTCACGTTCGGGCTGCCGGTCCACCCGAACGGGCGCGCGCTGGTGCGCCGGGCGCTGGAGATCCTGCAGCCGGACGTGGTGCACGTGCATGCGGGCGTGGTCAGCCCGTTCGCGTTCGACGGCGCCCGCGCGGCCCGCGACCTCGGCCTGCCGCTGGCCATCACCTGGCACTGCATGCTCGACGGCGTGGAGCCGGCGGTCCGGCTCGGCGCCCGGGCCGGCGGCTGGGACGAGGCGCGACTCGCGCCGAGCGCGGTCAGCACGGTGGCCGCCGAGCGGGTGGCGCACGCTCTGCGCCGCGACGACGTCACCGTGCTGCCGAACGGCCTGGACCTCTCGCCCTGGCGGGCCGCCGCGGCCGCCCCGGTCGCAGCGCCCGAACCGGGGCTGCTCCGGGTCGTGGCGACCCAGCGGCTCGCACCCCGCAAGCGCGCGGTCCCGCTCGTGCAGCTCGTCGGCGCCGCGGCCGAGCGGCTGGGTCGCGACGAGCGCGGGCGGCCGAGGATCCGGCTCAGCATCGCCGGCAGCGGACCTGCCGAGGCGGCCGTCCGGGCCGAGATCGCCGCCGCCGGGCTCGAGGACGTGGTCACGCTGCTGGGCCGGGTGCCGCGGGACGTGCTCCCGACGCTGTACCGGGACCAGGACGTGTTCGTCGCCCCGGCGCGGCTCGAGGCGTTCGGGATCGCACCCCTGGAGGCCCGTGCCGCCGGGCTCGCCGTGGTCGCGAACGCCGGCACCGGCATCGGTGAGTTCGTCACGGACGGCGTCGACGGGTTGCTTCGCACCGGGGACACCGGACTCACCGAGGCCCTCGTGGAACTGGCCACGGATCCGCACCTGCTGGTGCGGATCCGCGAGCACAACGCGCGGGTGGCGCCGGCGGTGGGCTGGCCCGACGTGCTGGCCCGCGCGGACGAGCTCTACGCCCGCGCCCGACGGCTGATCTGA
- a CDS encoding PspC domain-containing protein has translation MSTDNFAGPPPAPPAPGQSSTDAFFDSLRRTRMPRTTDRWIGGVAAGVARRLNIDPLIVRGVLVVMTLFGGLGLFLYGIGWALLPEETDGRIHLQEAIRGRFDAALAGAIAFALVGASRLGFWWDNMWWGGEFFGTILVLGAIALVIWLIVVAQRNGKGRAPRPPSQPAAGAAPVPPMPGPATGPTTGAPTTWPSTTGPTNPVSGATGQTADYGPSTWANAAAPSQTQSVTGASQVGEDDPVSGGSGPTLGATGTAFGAGEPGPVAGTGTDQGSAAGASPAGWSGRVQPTYAAATGGNSATYGSPSGPDHPVVPAAAWTPTPPPRRAPVPARPPTPGPGKALTRIVFGLSLVTIAALWLLDYVGGVAVGGWLTGVGVVLVLFGIGVLVAGLLGRRSGVIGGLAVLIALVGVPWAAVEGSTNFGDFAWTESGSYGDARWVPQDAAQLEGGFDDIAGGEVTVDLTELEGSVRLDEPVHLGLGAGQLNLRVPEGMSVQIQAQVLGEVVARTSDGWEGGFADDPARPIENNQWRTSPSRGVVLISPVGQVGEPDLTIVIDAGVGEIRIIEESA, from the coding sequence ATGAGCACAGACAACTTCGCCGGCCCCCCGCCGGCACCACCGGCACCGGGGCAGTCGAGCACCGATGCCTTCTTCGACTCGCTCCGGCGCACCCGGATGCCCCGGACCACGGACCGGTGGATCGGTGGCGTGGCCGCCGGCGTCGCGCGGCGCCTGAACATCGACCCGCTGATCGTGCGCGGCGTGCTGGTCGTCATGACCCTGTTCGGTGGCCTGGGCCTGTTCCTGTACGGGATCGGCTGGGCGCTGCTCCCGGAGGAGACCGACGGCCGGATCCACCTCCAGGAGGCGATCCGGGGCCGGTTCGACGCCGCCCTCGCCGGGGCGATCGCGTTCGCGCTGGTGGGCGCATCCCGGCTCGGGTTCTGGTGGGACAACATGTGGTGGGGCGGCGAGTTCTTCGGCACCATCCTGGTGCTCGGGGCGATCGCCCTGGTGATCTGGCTGATCGTCGTCGCGCAGCGCAACGGCAAGGGCCGCGCGCCTCGGCCGCCGAGTCAGCCGGCCGCAGGTGCGGCGCCGGTGCCTCCGATGCCCGGGCCTGCAACCGGCCCGACGACCGGGGCGCCGACGACCTGGCCCTCGACGACCGGGCCGACGAACCCGGTCAGCGGTGCAACTGGTCAGACCGCGGACTACGGCCCGTCCACCTGGGCGAACGCCGCCGCGCCGTCCCAGACGCAGTCCGTGACCGGGGCTAGCCAGGTCGGCGAGGACGACCCGGTGTCCGGCGGGAGCGGCCCGACGCTCGGTGCAACCGGCACGGCGTTCGGGGCAGGCGAGCCCGGCCCGGTCGCCGGCACCGGAACCGACCAGGGCTCAGCGGCGGGCGCGAGCCCGGCCGGCTGGTCCGGCCGCGTCCAGCCGACGTACGCCGCGGCCACCGGAGGAAACTCCGCGACCTACGGATCGCCGTCGGGCCCCGACCACCCGGTCGTCCCGGCAGCCGCCTGGACCCCGACTCCCCCGCCCCGGCGTGCCCCGGTGCCCGCCAGGCCCCCGACCCCCGGTCCCGGCAAGGCCCTGACCCGCATCGTGTTCGGCCTGTCGCTCGTGACGATCGCCGCGTTGTGGCTGCTCGACTACGTGGGCGGCGTGGCCGTCGGTGGCTGGCTGACCGGCGTCGGCGTCGTGCTCGTCCTGTTCGGGATCGGCGTCCTGGTCGCGGGCCTGCTCGGGCGCCGGTCCGGTGTGATCGGCGGCCTCGCGGTCCTGATCGCGCTGGTCGGGGTGCCCTGGGCCGCGGTGGAGGGATCGACGAACTTCGGCGACTTCGCCTGGACCGAGTCCGGTAGCTACGGCGACGCACGCTGGGTCCCCCAGGACGCGGCGCAGCTCGAGGGTGGCTTCGACGACATCGCGGGTGGCGAGGTGACCGTCGACCTCACCGAGCTCGAAGGCAGCGTCCGGCTCGACGAACCGGTGCACCTCGGCCTCGGCGCCGGCCAGCTCAATCTCCGCGTTCCCGAGGGGATGTCGGTGCAGATCCAGGCGCAGGTCCTCGGCGAGGTCGTCGCCCGGACCAGCGACGGCTGGGAGGGCGGCTTCGCCGACGACCCGGCCAGGCCCATCGAGAACAACCAGTGGCGAACCAGCCCGAGCCGCGGGGTCGTCCTGATCTCGCCCGTCGGCCAGGTCGGCGAGCCCGACCTGACCATCGTGATCGACGCCGGAGTCGGCGAGATCCGGATCATCGAGGAGTCCGCATGA